From Malaciobacter mytili LMG 24559:
TTGTAACTAAAGATACAGAACACTCTTTATGATAATTTATATTATTAAAAGTTGAAGTTTTTATATCTATTTTTTGTCCCCAAACAGCTCTAATATTAAAATACTTTTCTTCTATAAGTTTTGTATTTGCTCCTGTTGTAAGAATTAGATTTTTTGCTTTAATTTCATTATTGATAATCCAACTTTTTTTTGCATCTTGTTGTAAATCTTCAACTTTATAATTCATAAGTTTTTCGCACTCTTTAGTAAGCAATTTACAAACTAAATTTGGAGTAATTTGAGAACCAATTTTAAAAAAATATCCTTCATTTAACTCTTCATATTCAAAATCAATATAAGGTTTATAGCTTTCAAATTTTTCTTTATCTTCTTCATTTTTAGGGATTCTACAAACTCCACAATTATTTAAAACATCTTCTTCTAAATTTTTATAAAATTGTGTTGAAAAGTTTAAAGAAGTAGTTACTAAATCTTTAAACTCATTTGGTTTTCCAAGAAGTGGAGATAAAAAAGCTCCTGCTGCACCACTTGCACCTAAACAAGACTTTTTATTTTTATCAAGTAATAGTATAGATTTTGAATATTGCTTAAGAAAATAAGCGACACAACATCCAGCAATACCTGCACCAACTATCACATAATCATACTCTTTATACATTTTTTTCAATCTCCTCTAAGAGTTGATAATTTGGTCGCCAATAACCTCTTCCACCTCTTAAACTTACACATTTATACTCTTTAAATTTATTTTTATAATAATTTAATCTTTCTTTAGTAGTTTTTCCTGTATCACAATAAAATACAAAAACTGTTCCCTTAGGCATGGTATTCATTTCAAAAGGATTATAAGTAATAGTTTCAATATTACAAAGAGGTTTTAAGATAGTATCAATTAAAATAACTTTTATACCTTGTTTTTCTAATATTTTTGTATATTTATATAACTCTTCTTGTGTCCATTCCTCTTTTTCAAACATTTTCATACCTATTTAACTATTTTTTGGATAAAATTTATTATCTAAGATAGAATAATTACAAAATAAGGCTTAAAAATATGAATATATTAATTGCAGATGATTCAAAAATGGCAAGAAAAATAGTAATTAAGACTTTAAATGATTTATTAGTAGATAAAAAATTTGATATTTATGAAGCTTGTAATGGAGAAGAAGCATTACAAATATATATAAATAATAATATAAACATAGTATTTTTAGACTTAACTATGCCCGTAATGGATGGATTTGAAGCATTAAAAAGAATAAAAGAATATGATAAAAGTGCTAAAATTGTAGTGGTGTCTGCTGATATTCAAAAAGTTTCAATGGATAAGGTTAGAGAACTTGGAGCAATCGATTTTATCAAAAAACCTATTAATTGTGATAAAGTAAAACTTATATTAAATAAGATATTTAACTAAGTAGTTAGAAAATGAATATAAAAGAAATTTTAAATGAAGATGAAAAAGACTGTTTACAAGAACTAATGAATATAGCATATGGTTCTGCAACAGCGGCTATTACAGAAATTCTTGATGCTTTTGCAACTTTAAGTATTCCTAAAATAGAGATAATAAAAACAAAAGAATTAAAAGATTATTTAAGTAAAGAAGTGTGTTTGGATTCTGCTCATTTTGTTTGTATGCAACAAATAAATGGTGTAATTGCAGGAGAAAACCTTTTTGTTATTGATAAAGAATCAGCTTATAATATAGCTTTAAAATTTGGTTTAGAAGAAGATGAAATTACAAATAATGAATTAAGTGATATTATACTTGAAATTACAAATATCCTATCTTCATCTACTATTAGTAAACTTGCTGAAGATATGCACGTATCAGTATCTTTTTCTCCACCAGATGTAAAAATTCTTGATACAATTTCAAAACTAGATAATCAATTTATTGAAAAATATCAAAATGTAATTATTATCTCTACAAGATTAAAGTTTGAAGATTTAGATATTGATGGGGAATTACTTATATTAACTACTGATAAATCAATAGATTATATAAAAAAAATAATAAATAAAATACTAGAAGAGTTATAAGATGGCTTTTAAAAAATTTGATTTTATTTGTAATACTGTTGATAACGGGGTAATTATACTAGATAAAGAACTTAATGTTTACTTTTGGAATAACTGGCTAGAGTCAAGAACAAATATAAAAGCAGATGAAATTATAAAAAACAATCTAATAGACTTTTTTCCAGAAATAAATAAAAAAACTTTACAAAGAAAAATCAAAGCTTCATTAGCCTTAAATTCTTCTACTTTTTATCATACAGGGATAAATAAATATTTACTTACTATTGAGCTTAGTAAAGTTACAAATAAAGTATTTGACAATATGCAACAAGGTGTTACAATTACTCCTTATGATAAAGAAAAAGGTTTAGTTGTTTTATATATCTATGATAATACTTTATTATGTGAAATAAACTATGAATTAGAAAAAACAAAAAACCATTTAGAAGACTCTTTGGAAGAGATAAATCTTATTTTAAATGCAACTCTTGAAGCTATTTTTTTATTTGAAAATGATAAATGTGTAAATGCTAATAAAATCGCTTTAGACCTTTTTAATTATAGTTCAAAAGAGGAAATTATAAATAAAGAAATAAGTGAATTTATAAATAAAGATTCACTAAAAAATCTAAAATATTTAGATGATAAAGCTATTGAAACTATTATGTCAACAAAAGAAAAAAATAAATTTCCTGCATTAATTAAAATAAAAGATACAAAACTAAAAAATAAACACTTTAAAATCCTAACAGTTGTAAATTTAACAGAATTAAAAGAAAAAGATAAACTTCTTTTAGAACAAACAAAAATGGCTGCATTAGGAGAAATGATAGGAAATATTGCCCATCAATGGAGACAACCTTTAAGCACAATTAGTACAGCAGCTAGTGGTATAAAAATGCATAAAGAATTAGATATTTTAACAGATAATATTTTTGATGAATCTATTGAAGCAATTATTAGAAATTCAAAACATTTATCTCAAACAATTGATGATTTTAGAGACTTTTTAAGAGGTGATAAAAAGAAAGTTAAATTTGATATAAAAGAAAATTTACTTAAAAATATTCTAATTTTAGAAGGAATGTTAAAAAATCAATCAATTGAATTAATAATTACTTGTAATGAAAGTATTGTTATAAAAAGTTTTCCAAATGAACTAACACAAGCTTTTTTAAATATTATAAATAACTCAAAAGATGCTTTTTTAGACAAAGAAATAGATATAAATGAAAGATTTATTTTTATTGATATATATGTAAAAAGAAACAAAGTAATTATCGAAGTAAAAGATAATGCAGATGGTATTAAAGAAGATATAATTGATAAAATTTTTGAGCCTTATTTTACTACAAAACATAAAGATGTTGGTACTGGACTTGGACTTTATATGACACATCAATTAATTGAAATAAGCATGCATGGTAAAATCTATGCAAAAAACATTGAATATAACTATAAAAATAAAACTTATAAAGGTGCAAACTTTATAATTGAGCTTCCTCTTTAAGCATACTGTAGTCAATCATGCTAAAACCTTTCTTTAAACTTGATTGACTTTGACTCAACTTTATGATATAATAATATCAAAATACAAACAATTATATTGGAGAATTTATGGCAAAAAGTTTATATGAAACACTTGAGGTTTCAGATAAAGCAACAATGGATGAAATTAAAAAAGCATATAGAAAACTAGCAAGAAAATACCATCCAGATGTTA
This genomic window contains:
- a CDS encoding FAD-dependent oxidoreductase, whose protein sequence is MYKEYDYVIVGAGIAGCCVAYFLKQYSKSILLLDKNKKSCLGASGAAGAFLSPLLGKPNEFKDLVTTSLNFSTQFYKNLEEDVLNNCGVCRIPKNEEDKEKFESYKPYIDFEYEELNEGYFFKIGSQITPNLVCKLLTKECEKLMNYKVEDLQQDAKKSWIINNEIKAKNLILTTGANTKLIEEKYFNIRAVWGQKIDIKTSTFNNINYHKECSVSLVTKTFDDGKYLLSLGATHHRFNCDKEICDYCIDSVNINSCAKCYTNDITSKDSQKLINLGNDIIKLNDVEVVDIKIGARACSVDYFPMVGKLVDSKATIEKYPHLVNGSFITDDKLLMLENLYILNGVGGRGFVLSPYLANELVESIINNKKLDENIISNRLFKRWVKKYKLNNG
- a CDS encoding response regulator, with protein sequence MNILIADDSKMARKIVIKTLNDLLVDKKFDIYEACNGEEALQIYINNNINIVFLDLTMPVMDGFEALKRIKEYDKSAKIVVVSADIQKVSMDKVRELGAIDFIKKPINCDKVKLILNKIFN
- a CDS encoding chemotaxis protein CheX yields the protein MNIKEILNEDEKDCLQELMNIAYGSATAAITEILDAFATLSIPKIEIIKTKELKDYLSKEVCLDSAHFVCMQQINGVIAGENLFVIDKESAYNIALKFGLEEDEITNNELSDIILEITNILSSSTISKLAEDMHVSVSFSPPDVKILDTISKLDNQFIEKYQNVIIISTRLKFEDLDIDGELLILTTDKSIDYIKKIINKILEEL
- a CDS encoding PAS domain-containing sensor histidine kinase — its product is MAFKKFDFICNTVDNGVIILDKELNVYFWNNWLESRTNIKADEIIKNNLIDFFPEINKKTLQRKIKASLALNSSTFYHTGINKYLLTIELSKVTNKVFDNMQQGVTITPYDKEKGLVVLYIYDNTLLCEINYELEKTKNHLEDSLEEINLILNATLEAIFLFENDKCVNANKIALDLFNYSSKEEIINKEISEFINKDSLKNLKYLDDKAIETIMSTKEKNKFPALIKIKDTKLKNKHFKILTVVNLTELKEKDKLLLEQTKMAALGEMIGNIAHQWRQPLSTISTAASGIKMHKELDILTDNIFDESIEAIIRNSKHLSQTIDDFRDFLRGDKKKVKFDIKENLLKNILILEGMLKNQSIELIITCNESIVIKSFPNELTQAFLNIINNSKDAFLDKEIDINERFIFIDIYVKRNKVIIEVKDNADGIKEDIIDKIFEPYFTTKHKDVGTGLGLYMTHQLIEISMHGKIYAKNIEYNYKNKTYKGANFIIELPL